One segment of Candidatus Krumholzibacteriota bacterium DNA contains the following:
- a CDS encoding sulfide/dihydroorotate dehydrogenase-like FAD/NAD-binding protein, translated as MNRILEKEFITSEVFSMKVEAANIAKKRSAGQFIILRVTEEGERIPLTIADADPREGWIELVVQIVGKTTKILSMLEPGEELLDLVGPLGRPTHIEKVGTVVVIGGGVGIAPAHPIAQSMKEAGNQLIAILGGRTKELVIMEKQMRAASDRIIITTDDGSYGMKGLVTDALQKLIDEGLKVDLVVAVGPPIMMKFVSLLTKKHAIPTLVSLNTIMVDGTGMCGACRVSVAGKMKFVCVDGPEFDGHEVDYEEMMQRQRMYCQQEKESMERCKSE; from the coding sequence ATGAACAGGATCCTTGAAAAAGAGTTTATTACTTCAGAGGTCTTCTCCATGAAGGTCGAAGCTGCCAACATCGCGAAAAAACGTTCAGCGGGACAGTTCATTATTCTGCGCGTAACGGAGGAAGGGGAAAGGATCCCCCTGACGATAGCAGACGCGGATCCGCGCGAAGGTTGGATCGAACTGGTTGTCCAGATTGTTGGAAAGACCACTAAAATACTTTCAATGCTGGAACCCGGAGAAGAACTCCTCGATCTTGTCGGCCCGCTGGGACGTCCGACTCATATTGAAAAGGTCGGTACGGTCGTCGTCATAGGAGGCGGAGTAGGGATCGCTCCCGCCCATCCGATAGCTCAGAGCATGAAAGAAGCGGGGAATCAGCTGATCGCGATACTTGGAGGCAGGACGAAAGAGCTCGTCATCATGGAAAAACAGATGCGCGCGGCCAGCGACAGGATAATAATAACGACCGACGACGGATCTTACGGAATGAAGGGTCTTGTCACCGACGCGTTGCAGAAATTGATCGATGAGGGACTGAAAGTCGACCTTGTCGTCGCCGTTGGACCTCCGATCATGATGAAATTCGTCTCCCTGCTCACGAAAAAACACGCGATACCGACACTTGTCAGTCTTAATACGATCATGGTGGATGGAACGGGGATGTGCGGAGCTTGCCGCGTAAGCGTAGCTGGCAAGATGAAGTTCGTTTGCGTCGACGGCCCGGAATTTGACGGGCATGAAGTAGATTATGAAGAGATGATGCAGAGACAGCGAATGTACTGCCAGCAGGAAAAAGAATCGATGGAGAGATGCAAGTCTGAATAA